A window of the Sphaerobacter thermophilus DSM 20745 genome harbors these coding sequences:
- a CDS encoding M20 family metallopeptidase, which translates to MSTTGNLEAAREAVLAAIDAERDNLIALSKFIHANPEVALQEVKSSAACADFLAERGFSVERGVADLPTAFHASKGDGRPHVGYLSEYDALPGVGHGCGHNLIAIAGIGAGIGLAAALPHVGGRVSVFGTPAEEAIGGKVIMARAGVFSGLDAAMGAHPGTSEAAVPYLEGSGQALACQGVRIAFHGKAAHAAADPHNGINALNALIETFNGINALRQHIKDEARIHGIITQGGQAPNVVPDYAEGSFLVRASTRAYMQELVDKVRAIAEGAASMTGARLTFERSEEPYYDMITNYPLARRIKKHLDDLGLQLPDPKVEPGKGSTDWGNVSYEVPSVETSYPIVDRVITWHSKEVVEAADSELGYANTLTVAKALALAGLDVLTDAALRAEIGLAFERERAARA; encoded by the coding sequence GTGAGCACGACCGGTAACTTGGAGGCCGCACGCGAAGCGGTCCTCGCGGCGATCGACGCGGAGCGGGACAACCTGATCGCGCTGTCGAAGTTTATCCACGCCAACCCGGAGGTGGCGCTGCAAGAGGTCAAGTCGAGCGCGGCCTGTGCCGATTTCCTGGCCGAGCGCGGGTTCTCGGTCGAACGTGGCGTGGCCGACCTGCCGACCGCCTTCCACGCCAGCAAGGGTGACGGGCGCCCCCACGTGGGTTATCTGTCGGAATACGACGCCCTGCCGGGTGTCGGGCACGGCTGCGGGCATAACCTGATTGCGATTGCCGGGATTGGAGCCGGGATTGGGCTGGCTGCCGCGTTGCCGCATGTCGGCGGGCGGGTGTCGGTCTTCGGCACCCCGGCCGAAGAAGCGATCGGCGGCAAGGTCATCATGGCCCGCGCGGGTGTCTTCTCCGGGCTGGACGCGGCCATGGGGGCGCACCCGGGCACCAGTGAAGCAGCGGTGCCGTACCTGGAGGGAAGTGGGCAGGCACTGGCCTGCCAGGGCGTGCGGATCGCCTTCCACGGGAAGGCGGCGCACGCGGCGGCCGATCCGCACAACGGCATCAACGCCCTCAACGCCCTGATCGAGACCTTCAACGGGATCAACGCGCTGCGCCAGCACATCAAGGACGAGGCCCGCATCCACGGGATCATCACCCAGGGCGGGCAGGCACCGAACGTCGTGCCTGACTACGCCGAGGGGTCGTTCCTGGTGCGGGCCTCGACCCGCGCCTACATGCAGGAGCTGGTTGACAAGGTCCGCGCCATCGCCGAGGGCGCGGCCTCGATGACCGGTGCGCGGCTCACCTTCGAGCGCTCGGAGGAGCCGTACTACGACATGATCACCAACTACCCCCTGGCGCGGCGGATCAAGAAGCACCTGGACGACCTGGGTCTTCAGCTCCCCGACCCGAAGGTGGAGCCGGGTAAGGGCTCGACCGACTGGGGGAATGTGAGCTATGAGGTGCCCTCGGTGGAGACGAGCTACCCGATCGTCGACCGGGTCATCACCTGGCACTCGAAGGAGGTTGTCGAGGCAGCCGACAGCGAGCTGGGCTACGCCAACACGCTGACGGTGGCCAAGGCACTGGCGCTGGCCGGACTGGATGTGCTGACCGACGCGGCACTGCGCGCCGAGATCGGGCTCGCCTTTGAGCGCGAGCGCGCCGCCCGCGCCTGA
- a CDS encoding CvpA family protein, producing the protein MNVYLLLDILLLILIALFVPIGFWRGVQREVLVTLGILFGAALAESWAGPWGADLANLTGLRESGGAFMVAVLFLIGSTFLLGYGAGAALPMPRPGWVARVFGALVAGANGTLLLSYALRDIRFYLLSAENPAFLERAVVAQFLATGIGWVLLVAAAVFLPIVIVLALFGRGGYVEVEEEEAPEPYPEIEPPTTRAFPPRVPSSLNDDATAVYKTEPPTVPVRAAEETRPVRISESEDDASRSGGARLDAEATALLRDAHETIQIQTTPREEAHVPVSDGTCPYCHADVSEAEVYCPRCGRIL; encoded by the coding sequence GTGAACGTATACCTGTTGCTCGACATTCTCTTGCTCATCCTGATCGCGCTGTTCGTGCCGATCGGGTTCTGGCGCGGGGTGCAGCGCGAGGTGCTGGTCACCCTTGGCATTCTCTTCGGCGCCGCGCTGGCCGAGTCGTGGGCTGGCCCGTGGGGCGCCGACCTGGCGAACCTGACCGGCCTGCGCGAGTCCGGTGGTGCCTTCATGGTGGCCGTCTTGTTCCTGATCGGCAGCACCTTCTTGCTGGGTTACGGCGCGGGCGCGGCGCTGCCCATGCCGCGTCCGGGATGGGTCGCCCGCGTCTTCGGGGCCCTGGTGGCAGGGGCGAACGGCACGCTGTTGCTGAGCTACGCGCTGCGCGATATCCGCTTCTACCTGCTCTCGGCTGAGAATCCGGCGTTCCTGGAGCGTGCGGTGGTGGCGCAGTTCCTCGCGACCGGCATCGGCTGGGTGTTGCTCGTGGCAGCCGCGGTCTTCCTCCCGATCGTGATCGTCCTGGCGTTGTTCGGCCGGGGCGGCTACGTCGAGGTTGAGGAAGAGGAGGCGCCAGAGCCGTATCCGGAGATCGAGCCGCCGACGACACGGGCCTTCCCTCCGCGCGTGCCCTCGTCGCTCAATGACGATGCGACGGCCGTGTACAAGACCGAGCCGCCCACGGTCCCGGTGCGTGCCGCGGAAGAGACCCGGCCGGTGCGGATCTCGGAGTCGGAGGACGACGCGTCACGCTCAGGCGGCGCCCGGCTCGATGCGGAAGCGACCGCGCTGCTGCGGGACGCGCATGAAACGATCCAGATCCAAACCACGCCGCGCGAGGAGGCACACGTGCCGGTGTCGGACGGCACGTGCCCCTACTGCCACGCCGACGTCAGCGAGGCGGAGGTCTACTGTCCGCGCTGTGGGCGGATCCTGTAG
- a CDS encoding GNAT family N-acetyltransferase, translated as MTTPTVTVRPGRIEDAATEAALNREAGWCWDEENLIVEYHDDAYEPSSVLVAEVDGRVVGKLELFIGAKAKHGRFGVIRRFVVHPDFRGQGIGRTLLNAATEHARAQGCSFIELSVDVTNPIAHAFYAREGFVEDRVEVLMRKSLDGKPHASLYAAQRTEWEQG; from the coding sequence ATGACGACACCAACCGTGACGGTGCGGCCGGGCCGGATCGAAGACGCCGCGACCGAGGCGGCGCTCAACCGGGAGGCCGGATGGTGCTGGGACGAGGAGAACCTGATCGTCGAGTACCACGACGACGCCTACGAACCCAGCTCAGTCCTGGTCGCTGAGGTCGACGGCCGCGTGGTGGGAAAGCTGGAGCTGTTCATTGGAGCGAAGGCCAAGCACGGGCGCTTCGGCGTGATCCGGCGCTTCGTGGTACACCCCGACTTCCGCGGCCAGGGGATCGGGCGGACCCTGCTCAATGCCGCCACCGAACACGCGCGCGCCCAGGGCTGCTCCTTCATCGAGTTGAGCGTCGACGTCACGAACCCGATCGCGCACGCCTTCTACGCCCGCGAGGGATTCGTCGAGGACCGCGTCGAGGTGCTGATGCGGAAATCGCTCGACGGCAAGCCCCACGCGTCGCTCTATGCGGCGCAGCGGACCGAGTGGGAACAGGGTTAG